The uncultured Desulfatiglans sp. DNA window AAACGTGCGGCGTGCTCCTTCCTCTCTTTCTCCGCCAGGTAGCCCAGGACCAGGGCGATGAAGACATACAGGGCGCCTTCGAAGAGGAGGTTGAAATCATGCGAAAAACTTCGCCACCGGTAGATCCCGAAGGGAAGATAGAAGAGGGTGGCCGCCGCTGAGACCGCCACGGCTCCCCTCAGGCCGAACCAGAAACTTCCCAGGATCAGGGGGAGGTAAAAGAGCATCCGGTAGGCGGTGTGGCGGACCATTCGCTCGGGCACCGTGAGGTAATGGAGGGCGCAGATCGCCAGAATCAGGAAAACGATGGCGAAAATCTTGAAGTTCTTGTGCCGGAAAGTCATGGGGTCTTCACCTCCCTGGGAATAGATTTGAGTCTTTCCGAGCATTCACCATCATGACGTTGGCCATCGCCGCCATCAAGTGTTAGAGGTTGCGCCAGTGCTGCAACCAATGCCCGGAGTTGTCTCCCATGAAATCGATTTCCGCCTGGCCCTTCCGGTTCAAGAGAACGGTGTCCTTTTGGATCCATTCGCCAGGGGTTAGCCGCGGGTTCACCATTTTGAAGGAATCTCCCTATTCCTCGAGATTTCGCAGGCCTAGCATCTGAGCATTTTTCCCCAGCGTGTCAAAGGTAGATCTTTCAACACACTATCAGAGACCGGAACGCCGTGCCAGTGGATAGTGGATTTTTCGGTGAGAGATTTTTCCAGCACGATCTGGATCATAATCTCCTTCCCTGAGGCGTATTTTTGATCCGGGGACCTTTCCGTCGCAAGTCCACGCCCAGACGTCCATCATCCACGGCCCCGTGTGCCAGTCGCTGTATCCTTTCGCTTGGGCAAAGGCCTCCCGGAAGGTGAAAAACACCGGGATAGCCCCCAGGAAACCCAGTAATGAAGATCTGAGGAATTGCATGGGTACCTCCTTGTTATCTGAAAAATGGTTCTATCTCTAAAAACGCATGAGATCCGGAACAGGGTGTGGAAAAAAACTGAAGCGCGGAAATAATTTCGCGGTAGGACTAAGTTTCCAATCCGGAAATGAGGATTCTTGGCCAATATCAAGGAAATCAAGCGTTTGTGCGGAGGCGACCTGTAGGTCGCCGCACAAGCAAACGTGCAGATTGACGCCGAGATTAGCCAAAAAGACCATTTCCGGATGGAAACTACTTACAAAAGGAACTTCACGGGTTCTTTCAACTTTTTTTATCTTCCGACCGCTCCGCAAGAAAGGTGACCGCTAGCCGTGATATCCTCTCGACCCACCAACGACTGACCATCGAGTTCAATGTGAAAGAACAAGACACGGTCCAGCGCAAGCACCTGCGCCTCTGTAGCAGCGTTGAACCCGAACATCAGGAAGCCTATCAGAACCTGGGGCTAAAGGAGGTCCCCAGGCCAAGAAAATGGCGACCGTAAAATGAGTAGTGGCCACAAAATCGCCGAACATAGTGAAATTTCAGCCCTTGGTAAAAAAATGGCAAACTTGGGCTAGAACCTTGATAGTCCGGGTATTTTACAGAACCAGGGAAGATCCTGAGAATCGTTGGCAAGTCACGTTGTTTTCGGCATTTTCCCCAGGCGCAGGACCTGGTTGAGGAAAACTGCGATTACGGTGCTCAGCGTCAACGATGACTCGAAGAGCGGTCTGATGGCATGAGGAATGTCGACAAAAAGGGAGGGGAGCAGATCAAGGCTCAATCCGAAAATAATCGATATGCCGATCACAAAGGTTTTGCGGTTATCTATACCCGCCCCAAGTATGATCTGAATCCCTGAAATGATCATGAAGCAGGTGACAAAAATGAGGATGGCCCCCATCACCGGCATCGGCATGAGTGAAAGAATTCCGGTTATCTTAGGAAAGAAACCGAAGAGGATGAAGAGCGCGCCAGCCATGTACCCGATGTAACGGCTGGTAGCACCTGAGGCGGCGCTGAACGCTACATTGCTTGCCGAGGTGTCTGAAGCCATTCCTCCCAGCAGACCCGAGACCGTCACGCAGCAGGCATCCGCCACAAGCCCGTTGCCGATGCGCTTCGTATCAGGCTGTGTCCATTCCGTGTCATTGATCTTTTCACACATGATGAGATTGCCGAATGACTTGAGCGCCCCGGTAATAGAGACGATGGCAAAGATTGGGACCAGCGACCACTTGAAAGTGATGTCCAGCATCCCTTTCGTTGAAGGCAATGCCAGCCACGGTGCGGCGTCAATCATATGAAAGTGCTCCCTGGTCAACAACCCGGCAGGGAGTGATAAGAGATAACCCGTGATTAATCCGCCAAGGACACTGTAAAGTTTGAGTCTCCCCTTGCCCCAGATATTTATGCCAATCATAACGAGCAGGGTCACGAATGCCACAGCCACGCACATTCCCTGGATTGGTTCGCCTTCGTAGTTGATGCCTAGGCATTTGGAGACGCCCAGCGGAATGACCCCCACCGCAACCATGAAAACCACCAAGCCGGTTATTTCAGGGGGAAAAAGAAATCTGATACGCGGAAGCGCCCGGGCGAAGACAATTTCGACAAGACCGGCAACGATGGTCATGCCGCGCATCAAGGGCAGACCCCCAAGCCATGCCGCCGTCATAGAGGCAGTAAAGAAATTCGGCCCGCACAGGTTCGGACAGAGGTACCCGGATCCAAACCAGCCGAACCGAAATGCCTGGAAGATGGTACCCAACCCGGAGGAGATCATCGTAAGCGCAACAACAGAGCGAAGCAGGTCGAAGCCGCCGCCGATTTCCGTCACAAGGACGACCGGAAGCACGAGCGTGCTTGACATGAGAAAAGTGTGCTGAAAGCCTAAGAGAAACAATGAGAAGAACGGCAGCTTGTCGTCGACACCGTAGATGAGTTTTTCGGGTCTCTTGGCCACGGCACTCTCCTTACTGTTTCATCCAGATGGGTGATGCAAGAAAGAAATCCGATCCGACCAGAAAGGTCTCATGGCCGATCCTGACCTTCCTGACATACGCCAGTTTGCGTGACGCAGCGACGGAACCCGGCCGGGGCCAGAGATGCTGTACCCATACCTCATCGTTTTTTTGGAGTTTGTCGATGATTTCCTTCATGACGGGCCGCCCGATGGCGTCCCGGTACAAGGTGAGATCACGACCCTCCTTTTTCGGAAAGGCCGGATCGACCAAGGCCCGCCCCCTTTCGTCCGTCACCCAGATAAAGATATTGAAGAAACTGTAGCGTGAAGAGGGGTTGAGGAACTCTTTGAATGCTGTTGCCTTGCCTTCGGCCATCAGGAGGTCCACGGCGCTTTGGGCATTCTCCTGCACCATGACCTTCTCTATCTTGAGAAAATGGAGCCCGGCACCGATCGCCCATACCTGCCCATCGGGCATGACCGCCTTGCGGACATAGGCGCCCTTCCACTTCGGCTCGAACTCGTTCTGTTCCTGCCAGAGATAAAAAACCCAGCCATGGGCATCCCTCTGAGGCTTTCTGCAGACGTCGGTGACGAAACGGACCATGGGTTTGCCGTTCATGTCTCTGAGATCCATGAGGTTCTTGCCTACCAACTCCGGAATGGCGGGGTGAAAAATGCATTTTCCCGCGCTATCATAAACAAACAGAAAACAGTGATCGCCGAACCAACGGGACCCCTTCCGGTTAAACTCGACAAAGGAGTCACCACCCTCGCTTTCCAGGAGCATCGCCGCATCCTCAACGAGTTTTACCAGCCGTTTCGTATCCTCATACAAATATCCGCTCAACCGGTCATCAGCATGAAGATGGCCGGCATAGCAGAACAGAACTAAGAAGATGACCAGAATACGGAGCCCCATGACGGCCCTCCATCAAATCTTCAACGTCTTCAGGTTTAATGCCCAACCTTCCGCCACATGAACTGCGGTGCACGGACCCGTACGCATGATGGTGTGGGAGAGCGAAGGCCGTGAGGCCTCCCCCTGTCTCGATCAAATCGACGATAGAGAAAATAGGGAATGTCTTGATTGCAGGACTACACAAGTACCCAGAACCATTAAAATTTCTCGAAGTCAAGGGCGGCAGATCATCCTGGTTGTTAAGTCAATATCGCATGAGACAGCTAAAAGTTACAGTTCATCCGGTTTTTGCGTACCTGAGAGTCGAAAAAAGTGGACGATGACGTTTTCCTTTCCGGTGAACGCCAATTCGCCAAGAAGGAGGAAGCCGATCATGTCCACGAGCCATTTGTACCATGGGTGCGACGTCAAAGGCTATGACTACGTCAACGTAAAATAGCAGGAAGGAGCTGTGATTTTCATACTGTGACCGAAACGATTCGAGTCATAAACCTCCGTCTCGATCAACCGCCACATCTCAGCCCGGTCCTTTCCCTTCCAGTGATGTGGACCCCAAGTATGGGAGCCGTTTTCCAAAGGTTTTCAGAGCCAGTTGATTTTTTCCGATCGAGCGAATGTGAAATAGATGTCCATATCAAGGTGCTCTTCGATACCCCACCTGGAGATCACTGTCACCAGGCCCATATGAAAGAGCTACGGTCTGTTTCCTGCACCGCAACTCCATCGGCAATCTCAACCAGATGCGCTGCCGCCCTGTTCCATCCACGTTGTATCAGCCTTGGAGACATGTGCAGGAACACTGGTTATCTATCAGACCTGAACGAATCAAAATCAGTTTTTTCTATGAGCGTCCTGATTTTCGCCCGCGGGAGCGCTGCACCTGATGCAACAACACGCCCATTGATGACAAGGGCTGGCATTCCCATTACGCCATAGGTTCCGATCTCCTTGATGTCCCTAATATGCCGGATACTTGCCGACAGATCGAGTTCCGTCAGCACGGACATCACTTCCATCTCCATCCGGTCGCACTGAGGACAGCCCGGACCGAGGATTGCAATATCCAGCCGGCCGCAGGCCGCCTCATCTTCATAAGGCAATCCGCAGTGCTTTTTGTACTCGCGGAGGAATGCGCGGGCATAATCATCAAGGGCCCTGGCAGGAATATAATTCTTTCCTCTGAGCCTTTCTAAGAGTTCAGCCTTGATGTCTTCGTCCGATCCCTCGATGGGCCCGTCATAGACATCGGCAAGAGCCGCCTGCAGGCCTATTATGCCTACAGTTTGACCCTTCACCCTGATTTGAGAAATGCTATTCCGATCCATATCTGCACTCCACCGCCCGTCACCTTTCGATGCCAAAAAATCCCCGGATTCCAACCGAGTTCCAGATAGCCTCTCCTCTGTTCTCCAGAAATCGGCTTAGATTTACATATTTCTATCTATAAATATACCCTTCATGGGATCCCTGTCAATATCTCGGAAATCCCGATGTCTCTCCGGGACAGCCCTGCTGCTCATACCTTATAGCGGCTGAGCGGCTGAGGCCATTTCGCCGGGGGAGCGGGGGGAATCCTTTTGGCTCTTGGCTTCACAGGCTTCACAGGATCCGTGCAAAGGAGCCTGGCGAGGAAATCATCCGGGGCCGGGATGGCGCGGAGGGAGTTGAGAACGTGTTCTTTTCGGCTCGCATTCTGGCCGTCAGCCTGTTTGCCTCGGACGGAAGAACACTTTGAACAGAGGAGAACGGAAAAGACGAACTGCATGGAATGATAGGGAAAAAATGCTTCATCCTCTTTTTTTCGCTAGACAAAGATGTATCTCGATTGATATAAGTCCAACAGTCTGCTCACCCTGGGCGATTCAAACCCGAATAAAGCCAAGGCGCACCATGGAATTGATCACCCTCCACCTACTCCTAAGGGGATTGGTTTCCCATCTCGATCCACCTCCCCGTTCACGGGGAGGTTCGGGTCGGGGAAACCTGTCTGGGAATTGAAAAGGGGTCCTGGTCCGCTGGGGGCGTGCTGGAGCCGCCTGGTTCCGTGCCGTGGCAGAGGATCACGCCATCGTGGTCGGCCGCGAACCGGTGAAAGGCAGACGAATGTTTTGCCCCCGCAGAACCCGAACCGGCCCCGAACGTGCACCGCCCTCCAGCCCTGAATGAGGGTTTGAGCATCGCGGAGGGGAAGCCCTCCCCAAGTTTCATAACAGTGTCCATCCGGAAATGATTTCGCGGTAGGACTAAGTTTCCAATCCGGAAATGAGGATTTTTGGCCAATATCAAGGAAATCAAGCGTTTGCGCGGAGGCGACCTGCAGGTCGCCGCACAAGCAAACGTGCAGATTGACGCCGAGATTGGCCAAAAAGACCATTTCCGGATGGAAACTATTTAACCGTCAGGCTTAAAAGCAACTTGAAGAATCAAAGGAGATGGTATGCTGAAAAGAACCGTTCTCGCATCCGCACTGACCGCCCTTCTCTTTATAGCCGCTCCGGCATGGGCGGAGGTGCCCGCAAGCCTGAGCATCACGGGCGCAGTCAAGAGTCCTCTGAATCTTTCCCTTGATGATCTTGCCCATTACCAATCCGTCGAGGTACAGTTCAATGATGTCTTTGAAGACGGAACATACCGCGGGGCCTTCTTGTACCGAGGCGTCCCCCTCAAGGCCCTTCTCGAAACCTCCGGGATCCACAAGGGGGATACCGATTTCAACAAGAATGTCGACTTGGCCATTGTCGTCAAAAACAAGACCGGCAAGCAGGTTGCGCTCTCCTGGGGGGAGGTCTTTTACAAGAATCCGGGAAGAGTCGTCGTCGGGCTGTCCGCCCAGCCGATCATGCCGCGCAAGGACTGTACCCTCTGCCATGCACCGGAAGTCTACAAGCCTCGCCTCGACCAGCTCTCCCGCACCATCGGCTTTCCCAAACTCCTCATGGGCGGCGATGAATGCGCGGACCGCTCGCTCGAAGCAATCACCAGCATCGAGGTGGTCGATCTGAAGCCGGTCGTGCCGGCGAAGAAGATGGAAAAGCTGTTTTCCCCGGAGTTCATCATCACGGGCGCAGTCAAGAATCCTATCACGGTTACGGAACTC harbors:
- a CDS encoding hypothetical protein (Evidence 5 : Unknown function); protein product: MRSGRKIKKVERTREVPFVSSFHPEMVFLANLGVNLHVCLCGDLQVASAQTLDFLDIGQESSFPDWKLSPTAKLFPRFSFFPHPVPDLMRF
- a CDS encoding hypothetical protein (Evidence 5 : Unknown function), which gives rise to MTASRDILSTHQRLTIEFNVKEQDTVQRKHLRLCSSVEPEHQEAYQNLGLKEVPRPRKWRP
- a CDS encoding conserved hypothetical protein (Evidence 4 : Unknown function but conserved in other organisms) encodes the protein MDRNSISQIRVKGQTVGIIGLQAALADVYDGPIEGSDEDIKAELLERLRGKNYIPARALDDYARAFLREYKKHCGLPYEDEAACGRLDIAILGPGCPQCDRMEMEVMSVLTELDLSASIRHIRDIKEIGTYGVMGMPALVINGRVVASGAALPRAKIRTLIEKTDFDSFRSDR
- a CDS encoding hypothetical protein (Evidence 5 : Unknown function), with amino-acid sequence MIQIVLEKSLTEKSTIHWHGVPVSDSVLKDLPLTRWGKMLRC
- a CDS encoding Molybdopterin-binding tetrapyrrole methyltransferase, one heme-binding site, putative (fragment) — encoded protein: MLKRTVLASALTALLFIAAPAWAEVPASLSITGAVKSPLNLSLDDLAHYQSVEVQFNDVFEDGTYRGAFLYRGVPLKALLETSGIHKGDTDFNKNVDLAIVVKNKTGKQVALSWGEVFYKNPGRVVVGLSAQPIMPRKDCTLCHAPEVYKPRLDQLSRTIGFPKLLMGGDECADRSLEAITSIEVVDLKPVVPAKKMEKLFSPEFIITGAVKNPITVTELPDQPRRSLKTRHLGEGRGFHGVDRVEGVQFRTVLDQAGLTRDLNTVFLISAPDGYRSLLSYGEVFLDPAGERMIIADHRNGEPLDKDGKFMFVPPDDLMADRDIKAVEKIQVISLGSAEQNK
- a CDS encoding hypothetical protein (Evidence 5 : Unknown function), producing the protein MQFLRSSLLGFLGAIPVFFTFREAFAQAKGYSDWHTGPWMMDVWAWTCDGKVPGSKIRLREGDYDPDRAGKISHRKIHYPLARRSGL
- a CDS encoding hypothetical protein (Evidence 5 : Unknown function) — protein: MVNPRLTPGEWIQKDTVLLNRKGQAEIDFMGDNSGHWLQHWRNL
- a CDS encoding Xanthine/uracil/vitamin C permease, with the protein product MAKRPEKLIYGVDDKLPFFSLFLLGFQHTFLMSSTLVLPVVLVTEIGGGFDLLRSVVALTMISSGLGTIFQAFRFGWFGSGYLCPNLCGPNFFTASMTAAWLGGLPLMRGMTIVAGLVEIVFARALPRIRFLFPPEITGLVVFMVAVGVIPLGVSKCLGINYEGEPIQGMCVAVAFVTLLVMIGINIWGKGRLKLYSVLGGLITGYLLSLPAGLLTREHFHMIDAAPWLALPSTKGMLDITFKWSLVPIFAIVSITGALKSFGNLIMCEKINDTEWTQPDTKRIGNGLVADACCVTVSGLLGGMASDTSASNVAFSAASGATSRYIGYMAGALFILFGFFPKITGILSLMPMPVMGAILIFVTCFMIISGIQIILGAGIDNRKTFVIGISIIFGLSLDLLPSLFVDIPHAIRPLFESSLTLSTVIAVFLNQVLRLGKMPKTT
- a CDS encoding hypothetical protein (Evidence 5 : Unknown function), with translation MVFLANLGVNLHVCLCGDLQVASAQTLDFLDIGQKSSFPDWKLSPTAKSFPDGHCYETWGGLPLRDAQTLIQGWRAVHVRGRFGFCGGKTFVCLSPVRGRPRWRDPLPRHGTRRLQHAPSGPGPLFNSQTGFPDPNLPVNGEVDRDGKPIPLGVGGG
- a CDS encoding hypothetical protein (Evidence 5 : Unknown function) — protein: MGLRILVIFLVLFCYAGHLHADDRLSGYLYEDTKRLVKLVEDAAMLLESEGGDSFVEFNRKGSRWFGDHCFLFVYDSAGKCIFHPAIPELVGKNLMDLRDMNGKPMVRFVTDVCRKPQRDAHGWVFYLWQEQNEFEPKWKGAYVRKAVMPDGQVWAIGAGLHFLKIEKVMVQENAQSAVDLLMAEGKATAFKEFLNPSSRYSFFNIFIWVTDERGRALVDPAFPKKEGRDLTLYRDAIGRPVMKEIIDKLQKNDEVWVQHLWPRPGSVAASRKLAYVRKVRIGHETFLVGSDFFLASPIWMKQ